From the genome of Lotus japonicus ecotype B-129 chromosome 6, LjGifu_v1.2, one region includes:
- the LOC130725305 gene encoding uncharacterized mitochondrial protein AtMg00810-like has protein sequence MALLASEFAMKDLGPLSYFLGIAVTRHAGGLFLSQSTYARDIIARAGMASCNPSATPVDTKQKLSTSAGSPCDDPTLYRSLAGALQYLTFTRPDISYAVQQVCLHMHAPRTEHMLALKRILRYVQGTLQFGLHLYPSPIEKLISYTDADWGGCPDTRRSTSGYCVFLGDNLISWSSKRQPTLSRSSSEAEYRGVANVVSESCWLRNLLLELHFPLPQATLVYCDNVSAIYLSGNPVQHQRTKHIEMDFHFVREKVARGQARILHVRSRHQIADIFTKGLPRVLFDDFRSSLSVSEPPASTAGVC, from the coding sequence ATGGCTCTTCTTGCCTCTgagtttgctatgaaggatctgggACCGTTGAGCTATTTTTTGGGCATTGCCGTCACCAGACATGCAGGTGGACTTTTTCTCAGTCAGAGTACATATGCCCGTGACATTATTGCTCGCGCCGGTATGGCATCGTGCAATCCTTCTGCCACTCCagttgacaccaagcagaaacTAAGTACTTCTGCTGGTTCTCCGTGTGATGATCCTACTTTATATCGGAGTCTTGCTGGGGCCTTGCAGTATCTCACATTCACCCGTCCTGACATCTCTTATGCTGTTCAGCAGGTGTGTCTTCACATGCATGCCCCCCGCACAGAGCATATGCTTGCACTGAAGCGCATCCTGCGTTATGTTCAGGGCACCTTACAGTTTGGATTGCATCTCTATCCTTCTCCTATCGAGAAGCTTATTTCATACACCGATGCAGATTGGGGTGGATGTCCCGACACCCGTCGGTCTACTTCTGGTTACTGTGTGTTTCTCGGCGACAACCTCATTTCCTGGTCGTCCAAGAGACAACCCACGCTTTCCCGGTCCAGTTCTGAGGCTGAGTACCGCGGCGTCGCTAATGTGGTTTCCGAATCATGTTGGCTACGCAACCTGCTTTTGGAGCTTCactttcctcttcctcaagcTACTTTAGTCTATTGTGAtaatgttagtgccatctacctATCCGGCAATCCTGTTCAGCATCAGCGCACTAAACACATTGAGATGGACTTTCACTTTGTTCGAGAGAAGGTCGCACGTGGTCAGGCACGCATCCTTCATGTTCGTTCTCGTCACCAGATTGCAGACATCTTCACTAAAGGCCTTCCTCGAGTTCTGTTTGATGATTTTCGCTCCAGTCTCAGCGTCagtgaacctcccgcttcgactgcgggggtgtgcTAG